From the genome of Nasonia vitripennis strain AsymCx chromosome 1, Nvit_psr_1.1, whole genome shotgun sequence, one region includes:
- the nAChRa2 gene encoding nicotinic acetylcholine receptor alpha 2 subunit isoform X1: protein MRKMILRLILSILTLGVCHGNPDAKRLYDDLLSNYNRLIRPVPSNNDTIVVKLGLRLSQLIDLNLKDQILTTNVWLEHEWQDHKFRWDPDEYGGVAELYVPSEHIWLPDIVLYNNADGEYGVTTMTKAILHYTGRVVWVPPAIFKSSCEIDVRYFPFDQQTCFMKFGSWTYDGFQIDLKHVNQKVGDDQVPVGIDLREYYPSVEWDILGVPAERHEKYYPCCHEPYIDIFFNITLRRKTLFYTVNLIIPCVSISYLSVLAFYLPADSGEKIALCINILLSQTMFFLLISEIIPSTSLALPLLGKYLLFTMILVGLSVVVTIIILNVHYRKPSTHKMAPWVRSVFIRRLPKLLWMRVPDDLLDDLAAHKIYGRGVGTNQQLKTPGGLIMQQSSKPTSKFSAAVAAAVQQSSSLLSSPESVRVGIRQGCNGLHHTTTAHNRFVVGSIVPNMAGYNGLPTVMSGLDESMSDVAVRKKYPFELEKALHNVMFIQHHIQRQDEFNAEDQDWGFVAMVLDRLFLWVFAIASLVGTVTILCEAPALYDDTKPIDIELSSIARQMLQPNKQLENLIPPH, encoded by the exons ATGAGAAAGATGATTCTGCGGTTGATTCTGAGCATCCTGACGCTCGGCGTTTGCCACGGCAATCCTGACGCCAAGCGGCTTTACGACGATCTCCTCTCCAACTACAATCGGCTCATCCGGCCCGTACCCAGCAACAACGACACCATCGTCGTCAAGCTCGGTTTACGGCTCTCCCAGCTCATCGACCTG AACCTCAAGGACCAGATTCTCACCACCAACGTCTGGCTCGAGCAC GAATGGCAGGACCACAAGTTCAGGTGGGATCCCGACGAGTACGGCGGAGTAGCGGAGCTCTACGTGCCGAGCGAGCACATCTGGCTTCCCGACATCGTGCTCTACAACAA CGCGGACGGCGAGTACGGCGTGACGACCATGACTAAGGCGATCCTGCACTACACGGGAAGAGTCGTCTGGGTACCGCCGGCAATCTTCAAGTCCTCCTGCGAGATCGACGTCCGCTACTTTCCATTCGATCAGCAGACCTGCTTCATGAAGTTCGGCTCCTGGACTTACGACGGCTTCCAG ATCGACCTGAAGCACGTGAATCAAAAGGTCGGTGATGATCAGGTTCCAGTAGGTATCGACCTGCGCGAGTACTATCCCTCGGTCGAGTGGGACATCCTCGGCGTGCCGGCCGAGCGCCACGAAAAGTACTACCCCTGCTGTCACGAGCCCTATATCGACATATTTTTCAACATCACTCTGCGACGCAAGACCCTTTTCTACACCGTCAACCTGATCATCCCATGCGTCAGCATCAGCTACCTCTCGGTTCTCGCCTTCTACCTGCCCGCCGACTCCGGCGAAAAGATCGCTCTCTGCATCAACATCCTTCTGTCTCAGACCATGTTCTTCTTGCTAATATCGGAGATCATACCTTCTACGTCGCTGGCGTTACCACTGCTGGGAAAATATCTCCTCTTCACCATGATACTCGTGGGGTTGTCCGTCGTGGTTACGATCATAATACTCAACGTGCACTATCGGAAACCTAGTACCCACAAGATGGCGCCCTGGGTGCGGAGCGTCTTCATCAGAAGATTACCGAAACTACTCTGGATGAGGGTGCCGGACGACCTGCTGGACGACCTGGCGGCTCACAAGATTTACGGTCGAGGTGTGGGTACGAACCAACAGCTCAAGACACCGGGTGGTCTCATCATGCAGCAGTCGTCCAAACCGACGAGCAAGTTCAGCGCCGCGGTCGCCGCTGCCGTGCAGCAGTCCTCATCGCTGCTGTCGTCGCCTGAATCGGTCAGGGTCGGCATCAGACAAGGTTGCAACGGGTTGCATCACACCACGACGGCCCACAACAGATTCGTGGTCGGCAGCATCGTGCCGAACATGGCTGGGTACAACGGGCTACCAACGGTCATGTCAGGTCTGGACGAATCGATGAGCGACGTCGCCGTCAGGAAGAAGTACCCCTTCGAGCTCGAGAAGGCGCTGCACAACGTCATGTTCATCCAGCATCACATACAGCGTCAGGACGAGTTTAACGCG GAGGACCAGGATTGGGGCTTCGTAGCTATGGTCCTGGACCGCCTCTTCCTCTGGGTCTTCGCGATCGCCTCGTTGGTGGGAACAGTGACGATCCTGTGCGAGGCACCTGCCCTCTACGACGACACCAAGCCAATCGACATCGAGCTGTCCTCCATCGCCCGTCAGATGTTGCAGCCCAACAAGCAGCTCGAGAACCTCATACCGCCGCACTAG
- the LOC100679936 gene encoding lipopolysaccharide-induced tumor necrosis factor-alpha factor homolog produces the protein MEKGQMSSSGPSGATAPEATAPLPSAPPSYEEAVGLPLGGISMPMPGMTGMAPVPAGVPGAPPYPVMGTPMPMPTPHGVPTAAQIPAHTTNRPVEVRVVHQHVSLGPNPVKMSCPSCHADIKTTTMSDHQPSAHVCCIILCLLGCCLCSCLPYCLSAFLSVHHFCPNCKAYIGTWKG, from the exons ATGGAGAAAGGACAGATGTCGTCGAGCGGCCCAAGCGGAGCAACGGCACCGGAGGCCACGGCGCCGTTGCCTTCGGCCCCACCATCGTACGAGGAGGCTGTCGGCTTACCGCTCGGCGGTATATCGATGCCCATGCCTGGAATGACGGGAATGGCACCGGTGCCTGCTGGAGTTCCTGGAGCACCGCCTTATCCGGTTATGGGTACACCGATGCCCATGCCTACACCAC atGGAGTGCCGACCGCCGCGCAAATACCGGCGCACACGACGAATCGCCCGGTGGAAGTGCGAGTCGTTCACCAGCACGTCTCTCTGGGCCCGAATCCTGTCAAGATGTCCTGTCCATCCTGTCACGCCGATATCAAGACTACGACCATGTCAGATCATCAGCCCAGCGCCCACGTGTGCTGCATCATTCTCTGTTTGTTGGG GTGCTGCCTCTGCTCGTGTCTGCCGTACTGTCTGAGCGCGTTCTTGAGTGTGCACCACTTCTGTCCGAACTGCAAGGCGTACATCGGCACGTGGAAAGGCTGA
- the nAChRa2 gene encoding nicotinic acetylcholine receptor alpha 2 subunit precursor, with amino-acid sequence MILRLILSILTLGVCHGNPDAKRLYDDLLSNYNRLIRPVPSNNDTIVVKLGLRLSQLIDLNLKDQILTTNVWLEHEWQDHKFRWDPDEYGGVAELYVPSEHIWLPDIVLYNNADGEYGVTTMTKAILHYTGRVVWVPPAIFKSSCEIDVRYFPFDQQTCFMKFGSWTYDGFQIDLKHVNQKVGDDQVPVGIDLREYYPSVEWDILGVPAERHEKYYPCCHEPYIDIFFNITLRRKTLFYTVNLIIPCVSISYLSVLAFYLPADSGEKIALCINILLSQTMFFLLISEIIPSTSLALPLLGKYLLFTMILVGLSVVVTIIILNVHYRKPSTHKMAPWVRSVFIRRLPKLLWMRVPDDLLDDLAAHKIYGRGVGTNQQLKTPGGLIMQQSSKPTSKFSAAVAAAVQQSSSLLSSPESVRVGIRQGCNGLHHTTTAHNRFVVGSIVPNMAGYNGLPTVMSGLDESMSDVAVRKKYPFELEKALHNVMFIQHHIQRQDEFNAEDQDWGFVAMVLDRLFLWVFAIASLVGTVTILCEAPALYDDTKPIDIELSSIARQMLQPNKQLENLIPPH; translated from the exons ATGATTCTGCGGTTGATTCTGAGCATCCTGACGCTCGGCGTTTGCCACGGCAATCCTGACGCCAAGCGGCTTTACGACGATCTCCTCTCCAACTACAATCGGCTCATCCGGCCCGTACCCAGCAACAACGACACCATCGTCGTCAAGCTCGGTTTACGGCTCTCCCAGCTCATCGACCTG AACCTCAAGGACCAGATTCTCACCACCAACGTCTGGCTCGAGCAC GAATGGCAGGACCACAAGTTCAGGTGGGATCCCGACGAGTACGGCGGAGTAGCGGAGCTCTACGTGCCGAGCGAGCACATCTGGCTTCCCGACATCGTGCTCTACAACAA CGCGGACGGCGAGTACGGCGTGACGACCATGACTAAGGCGATCCTGCACTACACGGGAAGAGTCGTCTGGGTACCGCCGGCAATCTTCAAGTCCTCCTGCGAGATCGACGTCCGCTACTTTCCATTCGATCAGCAGACCTGCTTCATGAAGTTCGGCTCCTGGACTTACGACGGCTTCCAG ATCGACCTGAAGCACGTGAATCAAAAGGTCGGTGATGATCAGGTTCCAGTAGGTATCGACCTGCGCGAGTACTATCCCTCGGTCGAGTGGGACATCCTCGGCGTGCCGGCCGAGCGCCACGAAAAGTACTACCCCTGCTGTCACGAGCCCTATATCGACATATTTTTCAACATCACTCTGCGACGCAAGACCCTTTTCTACACCGTCAACCTGATCATCCCATGCGTCAGCATCAGCTACCTCTCGGTTCTCGCCTTCTACCTGCCCGCCGACTCCGGCGAAAAGATCGCTCTCTGCATCAACATCCTTCTGTCTCAGACCATGTTCTTCTTGCTAATATCGGAGATCATACCTTCTACGTCGCTGGCGTTACCACTGCTGGGAAAATATCTCCTCTTCACCATGATACTCGTGGGGTTGTCCGTCGTGGTTACGATCATAATACTCAACGTGCACTATCGGAAACCTAGTACCCACAAGATGGCGCCCTGGGTGCGGAGCGTCTTCATCAGAAGATTACCGAAACTACTCTGGATGAGGGTGCCGGACGACCTGCTGGACGACCTGGCGGCTCACAAGATTTACGGTCGAGGTGTGGGTACGAACCAACAGCTCAAGACACCGGGTGGTCTCATCATGCAGCAGTCGTCCAAACCGACGAGCAAGTTCAGCGCCGCGGTCGCCGCTGCCGTGCAGCAGTCCTCATCGCTGCTGTCGTCGCCTGAATCGGTCAGGGTCGGCATCAGACAAGGTTGCAACGGGTTGCATCACACCACGACGGCCCACAACAGATTCGTGGTCGGCAGCATCGTGCCGAACATGGCTGGGTACAACGGGCTACCAACGGTCATGTCAGGTCTGGACGAATCGATGAGCGACGTCGCCGTCAGGAAGAAGTACCCCTTCGAGCTCGAGAAGGCGCTGCACAACGTCATGTTCATCCAGCATCACATACAGCGTCAGGACGAGTTTAACGCG GAGGACCAGGATTGGGGCTTCGTAGCTATGGTCCTGGACCGCCTCTTCCTCTGGGTCTTCGCGATCGCCTCGTTGGTGGGAACAGTGACGATCCTGTGCGAGGCACCTGCCCTCTACGACGACACCAAGCCAATCGACATCGAGCTGTCCTCCATCGCCCGTCAGATGTTGCAGCCCAACAAGCAGCTCGAGAACCTCATACCGCCGCACTAG